Proteins co-encoded in one Flavobacterium sp. M31R6 genomic window:
- a CDS encoding exopolyphosphatase gives MKEKIYYLIIGLIFTYTAQAQLYGGIEIGSKGIKMTVLQVESIKRNTYDVKEFWTENVGIAAGIGIDGTLLKEDIDKAGAVVYNNYKKMLNEYKIEDKNIFVVASSGVGLATNTNDLVVKIKELTNKKIEIISSSLEAKLLLRGCIPPKNYLNSVIIDIGGGNTKGGYAKDINDSSVFFPISCDLGTVTLTEIINKKCKQKTVFEFNENLFDYLPTMRESFKKMYTSRAESQDKSNVYISGGAAWAFYTLLNGAKAEENFTQVQYDDILAIRTIAENNYQRFVTSAESNVEMKKVLNTYQQKYLIAAFNLLETSLEVIPNIQSKKIYFAKQGQIAWLVSYVFDNAKGVKQIY, from the coding sequence ATGAAAGAAAAAATTTACTATTTAATAATAGGCCTAATCTTTACCTACACAGCACAGGCCCAACTCTATGGCGGAATTGAAATAGGAAGTAAAGGTATCAAAATGACCGTTCTTCAAGTTGAAAGTATTAAAAGAAACACCTACGATGTAAAGGAGTTTTGGACTGAAAACGTAGGTATAGCAGCTGGTATCGGAATAGACGGTACTTTATTAAAAGAAGACATTGATAAAGCAGGCGCAGTAGTTTACAACAACTACAAAAAAATGCTTAATGAATACAAGATTGAAGACAAAAATATTTTCGTGGTTGCCTCTTCAGGTGTTGGTCTTGCGACAAACACTAATGATTTAGTAGTGAAAATAAAAGAGTTGACAAATAAAAAAATAGAAATCATCTCCTCATCACTAGAAGCAAAATTACTTTTGAGAGGCTGTATTCCTCCTAAAAACTATTTAAATTCTGTTATTATTGACATAGGTGGTGGAAATACTAAAGGAGGTTATGCTAAAGACATCAACGATTCATCTGTATTTTTCCCAATTTCATGTGATCTTGGAACAGTAACTTTGACTGAAATCATCAATAAAAAGTGTAAACAAAAAACGGTTTTCGAATTCAACGAAAACTTGTTTGACTATTTACCAACTATGAGAGAGAGTTTCAAAAAAATGTATACAAGTAGAGCGGAATCACAAGATAAAAGTAATGTTTACATCTCTGGCGGTGCAGCTTGGGCTTTTTACACTCTTTTAAATGGAGCAAAAGCCGAAGAAAACTTTACTCAGGTACAATATGATGATATCCTAGCTATCAGAACAATTGCAGAAAACAATTATCAAAGATTTGTGACTAGTGCTGAAAGTAATGTTGAAATGAAAAAAGTATTGAACACTTACCAACAAAAATACTTAATCGCTGCTTTTAATCTTTTGGAAACTTCGCTTGAAGTTATTCCTAACATACAAAGCAAAAAGATTTATTTCGCTAAACAAGGTCAAATCGCATGGTTAGTTAGTTATGTATTTGACAATGCTAAAGGTGTAAAACAAATATACTAA